The Mya arenaria isolate MELC-2E11 chromosome 15, ASM2691426v1 genomic sequence TATATgtacaattattcaaaattgtaacGCTTAATAATTTGTTCTATGAATtttaaacagaacagaatattttatattagacttaagcataacaagcttaTAGTCATGataacacatatacatacaaaaaacatgtatatggcATGCAACTATTTTAACACATAGCATATTATACGATAgattcatttgattttattgtttctgaaatttaaatggtgagaatgaattaataataatatcatatatttttaatttaatattacacACAATCGGACGTTATTTTAGATTGATCAAAACAGTAATCATGTTTTGGTTATGTATAACCACATATGACTGCGTATAATGGGTAATATAAACAGTGTATTAGATTACATCGTAAGGACAAGGAAACTGAtgcaaacatgtacaaaaataacaaaacatagggAAAATACAACCAACAAATTATGAGTTTCTACCATATCAAAGTAAGATAGAACAGATCCATGACACATAAATTATATCAACGAATCACGACGTTTGAACTAAAACCATGCCATTCGAGATGTTCTCATATAATGGGCGAAGTAATCAAGCATAACATGAGCTTTATAGTAACTCATTTTCTGCAAATCGgtaaaaaaaaaccataaaGTAAGCGAATTACTGAGTGTTTTCACTCACCGTTCCAAATAGACAATCTGTAGCATCAAGGTTTAACCACCTCCTCAAGTAACTGTCACTGACCCTTGCAATCTTAAATTGATTATTCTATATTTAAGAGTTGAaagatataacaaatataagcctttatatatttcttaaattaatagctacgtgtcCGCAAACACCATATTAAAAAGgtgccaaaatatcgcttatatattttatctgtacaaaacaaatattttttattttgatcattcaAGTTATATGACTTTACATCATAATGCATaactcaacaacaaaacaaataaaacagcaaaaacaCTGATTACATCTCATGAAGTATGAATTTTATTGTGCCTctttaaaaacacattcataATAAGTTCTGTATTCTGCATCGAGTTTCGATAAAGGGAAGGAATGCATGTGAAATAACAGTATCTGAAATTTTAGTTGTCTTTCGTTTTGACTGAGTCACAcgcataattatgtttaaatatggcGTACATAACATACTTGTTATAGAAAACAAAAGTGACCTACTAGTATATCAATCAGGATAAAAAACGAAATACGTGATCAATATGCCTTTGGGCCCAGAAGGTAAGTTTAGGGGCCGTACACAATGGGTTGTCTTGAGCATAACGTCTGTTAAATGACTGCTTAGCTATTTTCAGGTTTCCTTGTTTACAATTACGTGTTCCTGTATAAGTATACTATATATAGATCTGACAAAATAATCATATCCTAACAGGAAAACACTGTTTTAAGCAAAGGTCGCTTCATAGTAATtttgatggtgatggtgatggtagtggtggtggtggtgagtagtagtagtagttagtctaaaataatagacgtgttatacgggattcttccaatccctaacgtctaaacgggaatgtgcaaaaaacgggggtgttttaaaaatattgaaattgttttaagtgaagtattttatggttgaaattgatcataaagagttatattcatattttaccatgtaagtgaaatgttattttgcactaaacaagcatttaatgcattaaaactagttgtttacctttcgaataaaacgaaagttgactgacacagaaaacaattatgcgaaggggaacaactcgatacaatcgtaataactcggcctcctccgacaaagcttcgagatagacctcgttatacaatcgtaacaactcggccatggccgaaatgttccgagagatttaaaactgtgccctgaagccttgcaggtgcccttcatgtatatatcgttctgttttgacagaatgaaatgaaaaaaagccgtcaaactcataattataagttggatatttattttgtgtgtacggaactaatataaaataacattatctggtaatatttcttgtttttatgatattttatcgactctatatgctttaacccggaatcctgatcggaacaactacccacttttgatactaaacaatttgtacgtgaaggatttgccatatcaaaaatctaaaaaaaatccgccaacgtacaattatttggactatagtagtagtagaaatagaagaaaaagaagtagtagtagtagtagtagtagtagtagtagtagtagtagtagtagtagtagtagtagtagtagtagtagtagtagtagcagcagtagtagtagtagcagtagcagtagcagtagtagtagtagaagtaatagtagtagctagtagtagtagtagttgtagtagttgtagtagttgtagtagtagtaatagttgtagtagtagcagtagcagtagtagtagtagtagcagcagcagcagcagcagcagtaacagtagcagtagcaggaGTAggagtagcagcagcagcagcagtagcagcagcagcagtagcagtagcagtagcagcagcagcagcagcagtagctgtagtagtagtagtagtagtagtagtagtagtagtagtagtagtagtagtagtagtagttgtagtagttgtagtagtagaagtagcagtagcagtaatagtagtagcagtagtataATCAAACTGGACAGGAAAACTATAGGCTTTCACGTCTTGGTTTCAATAATAGAAACTTGATTGCTCTTATATTAAGGATGCAcaattactcccaaataagatgtacatcataataaatacatttgttttaattttccgaaaaggttgaataaatatcaaaaggtCTTGTTCTTATAAAGTATTCtgtgtttgatttgaaagaatggtgcagaaaacacgatatttctatcttataagacgatagttgatcactgtaaatctttaaggacctaccagtcatttaataattatgcgttttcagctattaattacaagattacaatcttgttatcagtaataaatatttacataaatgcattatttagtaagaagttaaaggtttatcacttaaaatttatgttagttatacatgtgcatgtattgacttcaaatacgagtgtcactttcaggaacacatttacatttttatgtaacgTGGAAGTAAATTAAGTTCGCTGGTTTTACTagtttaatgaacatttttcttatttgaatatatataccCACTACATTATTTGTTAGGTAGTATTGATCATTTTTACACATAGACATGTTTTAAGTGTGGACATACTTTTCTGTACgtgttttttaaccaaaatcTGATGAAATGTTCTTTCGTAAAATGTACTTGACTacttcagtgtgtgtatacgatgtgataaatacttataaatgctacgtcggtaGGCAACATCTTGCTTCGATTGAAtacatataacaaacattttttaacattttaaataaaacaaatctatgCCTCGGCTTCGTTTTATTATCGGAGTTTGAGTAGGCGATTAGTATCCCCAAACACTTCGACACTTCGACtgacctgttttcaaaataatgtttcatttggCATTGCTtcatcaggcggcggttttgcgaaaaggtttgtcgaagtgttttcagaattttaactctcaatcaaactctggtaaaataccgaaggcggggctctatAAGCCGCGTAGACTGTCCTATATCTCATTGAAAATGCTGAAGAaatcttcattcgaagcaaactTTAACCTTtcgacgaagcatttatgacgcaatttatcacgtgatatacacacactgtacttATTACATGTTATGCAAAAGATGCATGTTTCACACtttctcaaaactaaataaaacattatttaaatacaaaaacaaaaacaaaacaaattgtgtttattttttccaaaagaACATTTACCACTGAAAATGATGTTAAGACCGTcttgtgttttattatatgttcatCATGTTGCACAATGATAATTCACTTCAGGTCCGCCGACAACTGTCGAAGTGGAACTCCATGTGTTTTCCGGGAGGCGCGACCCGGTTTTCGTTCTTCATCCAAATGACAACAATTATGACGTCATAGTGCAGAAAGCTAGCGAGCAGAGTACAACAGATTGGCCATCAGTTCTTGGCTATAAAGGCTTCACCATTAAGGAATTTCATGGTGATGACATGAGCATGAAAATTATATTGactttagttttatttcaatatttcacacGTGATGATAACATTTAACTAGATGATTAAAGTATAGTTATGGAACATGGCTCACTCTATCAATGCACGTATCATGCGTTcgctgtttttatttattttttgaaatgaaCGGTATTGCCTTGGCTACCAATTGGCATACTTACTCAGtgtatgaaattttattgaCAACATTGTCTCTGAATTTGTTCATGTGCACATATATTCAAAGACAGTTGTGATAATCCAGAGGTTTTATTAACTGATTATTACTTTTAATAGGATTTACATTGCCCAAAACCAGCATTTTGTGTCGActctgtttttgtagtttttgtgcatttatacATTGTCTAATTCCAACACATAAGGTTCGTCAGCCTTTACTAACTGTACATTCCTATTTCAGGGTCTTCACAGGCTGGATCAAGCACTGAGGGTTATGCACGCGTATAGTCTTCGACCTTCTAGTAACAAAACGTTCCTTTTTAAAAGGTTTACACTGCCCAGATCCAGTAATGTGAGTTGATGTACACGTCAAGGCTGCGATCTTCTAGTGACTGTACACTTCTTTTTAAGGAATTTACACAGTCCAAATCTAGCACTGAGGGTCAACGCACGCGTCAAGACTTCCACTTCTAGTAGCCAAACATTCCTTTTGATATGGTTTACACGGTCCAGATCCAGAACTGTGGTTGATGCAAGCGTCTAGACTTCGACGTTCTAGAACTGAACATTCCTTTTTTAATGATCTTTACAGAATAGATCTAGCACTGTGGGTTGATGCACGCGTCTAAACTCCAACTTTCTTGTAactgtttattcatttttaaagggtCTACACTTTCCAGATCCAGACCTGTGGGTTGATACACACGTTTTGACATTGATCTGTTAGTAGCAGAACATTTCTTTTTAGGTTAACACTGTCCAGATCCAGCACTGCGGGTTGATGCACGCGTCTAAACATCAACCTCTTTGTAAcagaacatttctttttaaggGGTTTACAATGTCGAGATCATGTAATGTGGGTTGATGTACGCGTCTAGACTACTACTTTCTATTAACTGTTTATTCGTTTAGAGTCTGAAGTGTCCAGAGTCAGCACTGTAGGTCGATGCACACGTGTGGACTTCGAGCTTTTATTGCTGAACTCCATTACTGGAAAGGTACCGAAAGGCGATGACCAACCAATCAGCGATAGCTTGCTGAACTACGCAAAATCTGACATAGACAAATGTGCCAGTTAGGACTTACGATCGAATGAAAGACAAGTCAATAAAGGAAATGGAACAAAAATTGTTAGAACACTTTTTTACCCTAGTTAAGCACTGCATGAGAATTGTACTCTACTGCGCTTTAACGTTTCATTAATTCTAACTcggatgttttttttgtttgattgttattaaactgtttataaaaaGACAATGTTAGTTTATTTAAAGTTGGGACCACTTAAAATGAAGGATACGGGTCTGGATGAAGAGTTTAACAAGGCAACAACCCTTTTTACCTCTTAAATAAGCTGTACTATAGAcgagtttttttaaatgtctaaaGTTTATGCTGAAATCAGAATTATATTGTTtagaaaagaaacatttttgtacAACATACtgcaataacatttaaatgccAAACAAATGTATAGAACATAAGGGATGTTTTGGTGGATTCAGTACGCAAGACCCCATTAAAGTTGAAACACACTGCCGTTCTTTCTCTACAATGTTTACTTTCCATGCTTTTTAAGCGTATCGTGAAGGGTCCTTAACACAAAGTGGATGGGAAGGCCATAATTCAAGCGTTCCAAACAGTATTGTTATTTAGTTCTAAACACATTAACTTTCAAGAGAAGAAGTCAACATAACACTTGTATTCTTTGCAGCATTTTTGATGTCATTAGGTGTCTTGAGATTTTGCATATTGGcctcatgttttaaaattaaaaaaacatctactatatacatgtagttaccTATATCCCAATgtcaattaaaacatgttttgtaaggcatagttttttcttaaacaattagAAGATCCTCTTAAATAGTGCGCAGTAACATACTAGTACATATATTTCTGGTAATtagaataaaatgttattacttTTACCGAGTGTCATTACCACGTGAGTGAATACAGCTTAAGATTACGCAACAAAGTGTCTAATTTCGTTTCAAACTTTCCTTCAAGATTCTAATTAAGTGAATCTGGTGAAGCGTAAGTGCAAGAGAATGCCATGCAAAACTGAGTCTTTTTTTAAGCTTTATCGGCCAATGTTTGCAGactttaagatatttatttcaatcgGGAAATCGGCTACCAAAGGCATTTATCGTTAGGAGTATAAGAATCCATTTTACTATTTctattgtttgttgtttatccCTTCCGGCTAAGTAGTTTTTGAAATTTGGACCCtcatacttaaaacaaaattaattttatatgtcCAAATATTTCACCCATCCCAAATTGAACAACAACTCTTGCGTTGAAAGTTTTGGCGAAGTAATGTGTGCAGTTTTGACAAAGACAATGATGCAGGATATATAgcacatatattaaaacaatgatctTTGGTTACATGTTGAGGTTGGGAATTTCCTCTGATAGCTCATCCGCTTGGTATAAATCGTGTATCCACAAAACTATATGAGCTGTGAACGATAAAATTCAAAGGTCATATAATGTCAcaacgaatatttttttattttccaagtcgatttaattaaatgaaatgtcaTCACGtgtattctttattttcttgattaaaataaaataccagtCCAAGTTTGGTAAGTTTAtgtcaaaacaacaacaacaacaacaacaacaacaacagcatcaaAACATATGGCCAAGAGGAACGAACAGCGCAACAACAGTTTTAATTTGCGAAACGAAAGTATTGAATCTAAGCGGTTAATCACATTATCTCATTCATAACATCAATGCAAATAGAACTACACGAAATCCATAAGACAAAACCTTACTGTGATTCATGTAATTAAATGTTACAAGGATCACAATTCAAAGCCAAACAGACACTGGGCAACCATCAAGGAACGAAGACATCAAAAGCAAACCCTTCGAGAACTTCGTTAATAGGCCTGTTCTTAAACTGTTCTGATAAACTTTTTCTGGAACTTGCTTCAACCTAAACTAGTCTAACTAATCTTTGAGATCTTGAGAAAAACGAAGCATTTaagcattttcaaaatgttgtgGAACTCGGGGAGGATCGGACGGAGTTTTGCAGACAGGAGGGGATCTGATTTCGAACCCTTATAATGGTTTTACAAAGTAGGTATTGTATTCAGCTATTTACATACGAGTTTTGTTGAAGGGAAATAAATGCGTAAGAAATTACTGTATCTGAAATATCAGTTAGCTTTCGTTCCGACTGAGTCACACACATATGCTTAAAAATGGCGTATAGAAAATAACTGCCAAGGAAAAAGGAAGTGACCTGCAACGATTTATCATTATGACTTTGGGCTTAGCAGGTAAGGTTAAGGACCGTACGCATTGTTTAATGTTGAGCCTGAGGACCGTTTAATAACTACAAAACATAAGCTGTTTTCATGCTTATTTGATGCACAATACCAGCAGTGCGTCCCGtaaggcgagcgtttacaaaacgctcgcaaacgttttgttttgtatctctgttgcaacgcagcgcatacacgttaagcgggaaaccaaacagcaaacgttcgccgcaaacatctttactgaacgcgTTGCAGTAATAGTAGTAAACTAGATCGGAAAAAAACAGATATGTATTGAACGTGTTGGTTTAGATATGTATTGAACGCGTTGGTCTCAACATATGtacattttgaccaaaattaatttagaaacaaacataatttaatgaaaaacatataattatatagctGCTGTATATACAGATTGACATGATGTTTAAAGAAAGGTAATTATTATGGATGATGTACTTTGGACAAGTCTTAATAACATGACCTTGCATTAAAGCCCATTTCAAACATTACACTATCAGTTATTTGCATTAAAACGTAACTTTGCTAGTACGAgccaaaatgtaacatttacGACATAATGACAActtttaagtattatattttaaagggactcgctcatgttgtGACACAATTTTTGCTTTACAACTAAAGCATctgtaatcatttttttttactctttattACCGAAATTGCATAAGAAAATACACTTAATGTAACAAACGCATTCGGGTTTAAGAGGTACAGTCAAGGCaaaattagaaaactgacaTCCAAACCGCacgcccacaaggactcatacacaaacataaggATAACTTAAGCTTTACGCCTTTTATTGAATCGCGTTACTAACGCCATTCAAAATAGTGGACTTAAAAGACACTATTAAGCATATATCAACGTATCTTAAAGCGTTcaagccgtcagtatcttagtttttacACTCCTTataatttgccacactttatttagTCATACAAAAGTATTTCGTTCTACGAAAGCATGAGCGAGTTCCTTTAATTAAAATACCTGAAATAACCGATCTTTACTTGATTTCGCCTAATAAATTATAAGTTTGAAAGTTATAAATGTAAAGATCCACATGTTTTTGAATGCTAGGGACTTTAGAACACAGCTTTATTCCAATTGCATTTATTGTGTTACGAAAACCATCACCTCGTTCAAAATAACTAgaatgcttttaaatttaatgttaccTTAAACAATGCttcaattaatattgttttgcctATTAGATTGCaagtgttttattcattaaattaaaatcgTGTTAAGGAGTTGAATTTAAGGAATAAAAcgtaaaatgtttcaaaatgtcattttttttaattttgtattgaggttcaatatttagcaaacataatacatacattcttTGCAAAATGTATACGTTTAAAAGCCATTGGGCACATTTAACAATCGAATATGTTATCAGATTTTAGCTCACAAAACATTTGCGCTCGTTTGGAAAAGTCTCTTTAGTAAAATGATTATGTTGTTGCGTCTAAATGTCCAAGTCCATCCAATCGACAATGTCTTGTAACTTtgatttcatattgtttttattttaagaaatatatttacaattttagccagaaagaaaatatttactaatttttttaaatgcctttTGAGCCAAACTTTGATCAAATCGTCGTTCGTTAAATTATCTCAACCCCTTATTGCATCAAAACAGGTTGCAAAGGATGTATGTTTGACTCTTGAAAGGCTGTTCTTTAAAACTAAATCGAAAATGAACTTTTGTAAAGAAATCCAAATTATCACACTCTTATTCGAATGTAATAAGAGTCTTCTTGTGCTGATATGATTCTTATAGTGCccacatatttcattttctccAGGCTCGCCGAAAACTGTCGAAGTGACACTCAATGTGTTTTCGGGAATGCCCGATCCCGTGTTCGTTGTTCACTCAAATGACGACAATTATGACGCCATAGTGCAGAAGGCTAGCGAGCAGAGTACCAAATTGCCATCAGTCCTTGGCTATAAAGGCTTTACCATAAAGGAATACCATGGTAATTACATGACATTGAAATTCTATTGACTCAATATTGTTATCAGATATAACTTATGATGAATGACATTCTACTAAATATATCTAGTATAGTTATGGAAGATGGCGCAATCTTGCCAACGCACGTATCGTGTGTACACCTTCTGGAATTGATATTTCAAAGATGTTGCAATactaaaattaaaaactaacaACTTTGTTGGTCAGTTGAAGCAATGTGAAATGAAAAGTTGCAAGTAAAATAGGTTGATTGCACTCCGTTCATATTTGACTCAAATGTCTGTAATACGACCTATGATTAGATGATCATAATAGATTATGGTATATGAAAAGTCATATGTCTGTTTAACGTATAAAGCCACACTTTGCTCTAAGTACATTTGAAAACGAAAGAAAGCATATTCAGCATATTCATATAGACTGAGTAAACGCGCAAATTGGTATTTTAGGTAAACTTTTTAGAAAATGACcctatgtgtatgtattttattgtcGAAGTTTACATGTGCAAAAGATAGCACTCACTATAATTGCTTTTGAGCATGTTCTtttaacaacattgatattgGTGTGAAATATGATATTCTACGTTCAAAAAAACTTGCCcatgttatgttatttattttatataatgtgtgAAAAGTTATCTGTCTTGGCCTTTACCATTTGAAAGAAAGTCATTACTCAATTAAAAGGGAGGTAATCTGGAAAAATATGAGATTATTTCCAACTCCTGTTTTGAAAATGGAACATAATTTGTTAACTTGTGTCGAACATCAAGATGTCTTTTTAATCAAAggtctgttttaaaaaatagcaataattacattatttttaaaggttagACTAGTCATCTGTccttcaaattcaaattcattaagcTAAGTTGGATATCTTTACATACATTGGTATAAACTTGTCAAAGACACAATGACcagaaaaaagtaaaacaaaatcaacgAGATTTTGTTCAGTGTaaactattttcatatataacttatttaaaacCTATCTGACTCGCTTTTATATAACTGGCTGTTATGTTTGTAGCAAATAGGCGAATTTGAAGAAAACTCAGTAGGTTACATTCGCTTCTATACACTGTCCAGATCAAGAACTGTCTGGACGTCGAGCTTTGGTATTTGAACATTCGAAACATCAA encodes the following:
- the LOC128220144 gene encoding uncharacterized protein LOC128220144 isoform X3 encodes the protein MPLGPEGPPTTVEVELHVFSGRRDPVFVLHPNDNNYDVIVQKASEQSTTDWPSVLGYKGFTIKEFHESEVSRVSTVGRCTRVDFELLLLNSITGKVPKGDDQPISDSLLNYAKSDIDKCAS
- the LOC128220144 gene encoding uncharacterized protein LOC128220144 isoform X1 yields the protein MAFMKSVLFVCLLMQVCWTGGSPPTTVEVELHVFSGRRDPVFVLHPNDNNYDVIVQKASEQSTTDWPSVLGYKGFTIKEFHESEVSRVSTVGRCTRVDFELLLLNSITGKVPKGDDQPISDSLLNYAKSDIDKCAS
- the LOC128220144 gene encoding uncharacterized protein LOC128220144 isoform X4; the encoded protein is MPLGPEGPPTTVEVELHVFSGRRDPVFVLHPNDNNYDVIVQKASEQSTTDWPSVLGYKGFTIKEFHESEVSRVSTVGRCTRVDFELLLLNSITGKVPKGDDQPISDSLLNYAKSDIDKCAS
- the LOC128220144 gene encoding uncharacterized protein LOC128220144 isoform X2; amino-acid sequence: MAFMKSVLFVCLLMHVCWTGSPPTTVEVELHVFSGRRDPVFVLHPNDNNYDVIVQKASEQSTTDWPSVLGYKGFTIKEFHESEVSRVSTVGRCTRVDFELLLLNSITGKVPKGDDQPISDSLLNYAKSDIDKCAS
- the LOC128220146 gene encoding uncharacterized protein LOC128220146, producing the protein MTLGLAGSPKTVEVTLNVFSGMPDPVFVVHSNDDNYDAIVQKASEQSTKLPSVLGYKGFTIKEYHGSTVSRSSTVGRCTRPDFELLLLNTITGKVPKGEDQTIDNYLLNHAKLDIQNFTS